The Meriones unguiculatus strain TT.TT164.6M chromosome 14, Bangor_MerUng_6.1, whole genome shotgun sequence sequence ACTTTGGTGGGAGcgcaaacttgttcaaccactttggaaatcaatctggtagtttctctgaaaattgggaatagcgctaCTTGAGGACCCAGATCTACCACTCCTGAGCACGTACCCAAGAGATGCCCCACCACAGCAGGATGTTCATTGCTCAACTATTGTCACTGCAGCTccatttgtgatagccagaaactggaaacaacccagacgtccttCAGTCAAAGAATggaaacatttacacaatggattaaaaacaaggaagtcatcagctattaaaaacaaggaagtcatgaaatttgcaggcaaatggatggatctgaaaagatcatcctgagtgaggtaacccagactcagaaagacacacatggtatgtactcacttattagagGATATTAACTGTATAGTACAGGATGAActtacaattcacagacccaaagaagctaagaagcaaggagggcccaagggaggatgtgtaaatatcactcagaaggagaaacagaatattcactggaagtggttgaagagaggaaacagaataggAGAGGGAACCAGATAGGAGAGGGAACACTGAGGGAAATGGGTGTAGGGATCAAATGTAGGGTGAGCTGGGGTGAGAGGAAAGAGGGCTTACAGACAGAGAAGTAACCATGGGCAGGGACATCTCTTAGACAAActggagacctgcaacagggtGGGATCCTGGAAGGATaagggggtgactctagctgaaaccCCTGGTAGAGGGGGTCACGGAGACTGGAAAGACCACTTCCTAATGAGACAGGACTCTTggtggagagagaggaacagtgAAACACCTTCAAATCTTCCACCTggaatttaccctacctacagcATATGCAGGGATTAAGATATAACAGAGATCGAGGAAATGTGCAACCAATGCCTACCCTAACCTGAGACTatctcatgggagagagccaaaccctgacactattgatgAAGCTCTACTCTTTTTGCAAACAGAAGCCTGGcgtagctgtcctctgagaggttctacccagctacagatagaaacagaaactcacagccaaatactGGAAGGAATATAAGGAGCCTTGTAGAAGAGTTGGGCGGGGAGGAGACaggacaagaagaccaacagtctcAACtaacccagaggggcttgtgaaAACTGAatcaccaaacaaggaccaaggaccatgcatggactagatcTAGACATATGATACCCAATGGGCAGGCTaccctccatgtgggttctccaGAAAGAAGattgggagctgtctctgacatggtctctgttgcctgctttttgatcaattCACCCTGGGTTGGCTGCAGtgccaggacactgtgaaagaggaagtacatagtcctgatgagactgatgtGCTGAGGCAGGTTTGTGGGGGCAGGGTCTCCTCTTTTCTGTGGGACTGGGTAGGGGAGAGGGATAAAAGGAtgagagaggatgaaggagaaaGATTGGTAGTAGAGGAGCGTCTAccattgagatgtaaagtaactaactaactaaataaaaaattttaaaacctgaCATCTACAGCAAAAatatcatttatatatgtatgtgtatatacttaTAGCATtagtataaatatattttatatataccaATAAAGTAACATAATGATTTCTgatgtttaaaataaattaataagtggaaaaaaagattctaactaaaaaaaaaaaaaatccccggCCCAGATGGATCAAAACCaatacaaaaattataaaaaataaaataaagaagtagaaaaagcattttcaaaattcttttttaaagttagtattacttttaaaacaaaacaataacaaaacaaaacacaataataaCAGAAAAGTATAGATCAGTATTTTTTATGAATATAGATTAAaaatcctctctttctcctcctatgccctttccctaatccactgagaggggaggacctcctccccttctatctgaccctagcctatcagtgctggctgcatcaccttcctcctggcaaggatgcatcccccagggggaaatgatcaaaaagccagccagttcatgtcagaaacagtccctgccccgcccccccttactagggaacccacttggaaactaagcagggggtctaggtcctctccatgcatagttcttggttgaagtatcatcTCTGCAGGACACTCTggtcccagtttttgtttttgtttttgtttgtttgtttagcttcgTTGGTCTCtgtgtgaagttcctgtcccctccaggtctttctttcatgaaatttgcaagcaaatggtgggaactagaaaagatcatcctgagtgaggtatcccagaagcagaaagatatatatggtatataatcacttataagtggatattagccatataatataggattaaacatactaaaatctatagtcctaagaagctaaacaaacaaggagaaccctactcAGAAcatcactcagaagggcaaacaggatagacatcggaagtaggagaagataaggaacatgacaggagcctttcacagggggcctctgaaagactacccatcagggtatgaaaggagatacagagactcataaccaaactttgggcagagtgcaggaaccttatggaagaagagggagataggaagacctggaggggacaggaaatctTAATATAATTTCTTGGCAACCTTTAGGCCAAAACATTTCCTTCAGAGTTCCCTGTATTGTACAAGTATGCAATACTGTATTATACCAGCATGCACCAATATATCATTGTTCTAAgcaattatttttctcttctcatttATGAAAAGCCTTGACACAGGTATCTTTTTACTTCCCAAAGCTCATTGTCTCATTTCTGTTGCAGAATTGGTATTGACATTCACTATCTGGAGAGCCATTATCCAGCCATGTGCTGGTATTCTAACATTGTAAAATATcatctagtttctttttttttttaagttttaaagctttctgttctttctttctttttttttttttcaatgcagttttattcaggaaccttgaacaatcatctgaccccggggaaagccagcccacagcttaaataacctctgggtagccaacctcagcgtgccacgtgggcaatgcagataggtccacatgcatggaagcaagccagatcctcagccttagccaaatatggagttgtttgtgacagagagtactcaccatcaggaaggtggaaggcggaaaccagctccatctttaaggcgcggcattacgcagctctctacagttccccctttttgttttagacgcatcaggcaagagtagaggtctgatctctgatattagaaataaattgggactttgtaccgatgttcatttaggtgtcatccacccaaagggcatcagacccgtctgatacctttttctcagaggcgggacctggggcatcaacctgcatgcaatcagagatgctcttctctgggtccaaagtggctgaccctgagtgcagtgcttagcctcgcatcctgagcataacattttagctttttatggtagccaaccatgcttggggaggctgtcctgcttcaatggctgtaaaggcctgaatgatcatggctgcattacgctgttgtgagactctaatcttgcatatacactacaggcaaaccaaggagaccaacaccagaaggcctgctaacgctcccatgcccgcccattccttcagatgattcatggctgcagcaatccatgatgataatcctgtggctagtcctgtgtccactctggtagaatttactgtgacaatggccactctcagctgctccatcgtagtatcgaattctccagtccaattacctaagatatagctagacaattgtttagacagatttgcagcacaggaaaaattctcatgttgtatgctagtgacacaaagtccagcatactttcattgacagccaagttgagcgatttgccatagggtatcaatttgctcctgcacgaggtcaatcctctgattgaacaccatcaagcctccttttagttgaccattaatcctttttgtacatctaaggcatgagctacattgactaaaagattattcaggttctgagcagtctgcaccatatgactcatggctaatgccgcggtggtagctccaacagccgccaatgagatggcagttacaatggcggctgtaattccaagatcccttttctgtctgaggagagtcatagcgtgaggggcatcaacgggcacaggcacccagcaaggcatgtgagtaaccagggcatacctaaattcactagcattccagcattgggcaaaaaagcaagtatcatcaccacaattatttggctctatctggctaataatgaataaaaatgggggatataaacaaaaaggtgtgggcttataggaaatattatgagaagccttaacccccttgttggaacatcctgcatcagttctagaactagcagtggtggtgtccgaggtctgagtaggttcaggagaccattgcccccaggggcgagacgtgctccatgttttcctccacttttgaaagttatttaaggttcttaaattatttccccccctttttttaatttttcatcaattatactttattcattctgcatccccccataaacccttccctcctcccctcccaatcccaccctccctcctccctctgcatgcatgccactccccaagtccactgataggggaggttctcctctcctttctgatcttagtccatcagttcacatcaaaagtggctgcattgtcctcatctagtttcttaattatttattttatttttgatattataacaTGGTTTTATCATTTACCCCTTCCTCTGAACTCTTCTATATGCCCTTCCTTGTTATCTTCCAAGTTTATAGCCTCCTTTCTTATTAATTGTtgctacataaataaatattcttaaatacataaatttaatttGCTCCATCTGtgtaattttgtttgtatgtatgattTCAGGGTTGACTACTGGTTTTGTTGTAAGAAAAACATGAGAATAAACTTCACCAGGCAGTGGATGATACTTCAATTGCTTTGTGCACAGTCATGTTTTTATTGGAAGTACTctactttttcacattttttaacaaaatcatatcAACTTTTCAAACATTCTGAGCTCTTTTCTTTACCATTTAAGGAAAACTCTTAATTACATGACCCAGCATTTTCCTCAGGGCTGTCTGCATGTCTTTGTTCCTTAGACTGTAAATGATGGGGTTGAGCAGAGGTGTCAGAACAGTGTATGTCACTGCCATCAGTGTGTCATCCTTGAAAGAGTCACTGTTCTTGGGTCTCAGATAGACAAAGGAAGCAAACCCATAATGTATGAACACTACAGTGAAGTGGGAGGAACATGTTGAAAAGGTCTTAGACCTTCCCTTGGCAGAGGGCATCTTCACAACTATGGACACAATGAAGATATAAGAAACCATGATCAAAATAAAGCTGCCTATCAACACAGAGATGATGAGTGTAAGGAGAATTGTTTGCTGAAGAAAAGTGCAGTTACAGGCAAGGGTGACCACAGGCTCAATATCACAAAAAAAGTGCTGAATGATATTGGAGTTACAAAAAGACAAGTTGAATATTATGATGACAGTGCACAGAGAAGCTGAGAACCCAAGCACACTGGAAGCCATAATGAGCTGGAAGCAGAACTTTCTAGTCATAAAAATGGGATAATGCAGGGGGTTGTGGATGGCAGTGTAACGGTCATAAGACATGGCAGACAAGATGAAACAGTTGTTGGCTGCCAGCCCAAAGAAGAATAACATCTGTGTGGCACACTCAGGGAGAGAGATGGTCTTGCTCTCTGATAGCAAGTCCACTAACATGCGGGGCAGGATCACCATAGTGGTGCAGGTTTCTGAAAAGGACAGGGCGAAGAGGAAAAAGTACATGGGGGTGTGAAGGCTGTGGTTGAGCTTGATGGCCACCATGATGGATGCATTTGCTAGGAGGATggtcagatgggagaggagaaTCACAGCAAAGAGTAGATTCTGCAGTTCTGGGAAACTGGAAAATCCCCACAGAATGAACATGGTCACTGTGGTGTGGTTGCccatcttcattttcctagtgGTAGCAATTTTTTCCCGAAAGTTAATATGTGCTTTAGGTCAAGACTGAGGTGAATGCCTAAGTACTTAGACATCAGTTGACCTTCAATCAAGTACTTTTGTTCAGTAGTCAAGGAAGTACTGATGAGAGAGCCTGTAAAGGGAGAATTAAATGTGCTGCGGTTGAATTCAATGTGAGAAGCAAATACGACAAGGAGAGACATTCTAAATGATGAATTTATAACTATTGTATAGCCTCAAACATCCTATAGCAGTCCACTCCACTCTACCTTACCCTGCCTTTTTCTCCTTGTCAGTCAAAACTTTACACGGGAAGAAAGTATTTAAAAGATGCTTAAGTTCTTACCTTCAGATATGATAACGGTGTCCTGGTCCTCTTTTGAGAACATACTGCTCTTGTGAAGAAGGCTGCTTTAAAACTTAGATGCAATGAGAACTAAcacaatgagaattttttttcttttcccattagTTCTTGAAATAGATACACTACTTGAAAGTAATTGGAATATTTTTATACAGCATGGGATATTCCAGGCAATATTCAGGGAAAAAGAGAGGCAATGAGAAATCATGGGTGTAGGGCCTGGGGTTAGAGAAAGAGAGGGTTTCACTGGATGGTCTTCTCTGAAAATCCATAAAGCTTAAAGATCAAAAATGACAACATGTCTTTAAGTGGAACATGCTGACATGTAACTATAATCCCAGTTACTTGGAAATCTGAAGCAGAGGGACTTCTTCAGCCTAGAAATTCATGGTCAGCTTGGGCaaacttggaaaaagaaaaaataaaggaaaggaagagaaaaagaaatttaattttaagtgAATTATATCTTTGTTATATTCTGAATTTCCAGAAATAAAATATGAGATGAGGTACCCAAATAATCAATATTTACTTACCCCTAAAAGTGATCTAGTCAGACTGTATGTTAGATAGAATTTTCTCATCCAGCTTCTCCAGAAATTGTATGTGGTATTTCAATCCTGATACCACAGAAATTGAAACTAAGGAATAGGTTGCATATAAAACTATCAAAATTCAATCCATTGATTTTCCCCAATAGTTTGTTTAATATCTATGACTTGAGAAAGATGACACAAAATGACACTTAGATGAGTTACGCTGCCTTGGATAGAGAAAGATACAATCCAGATAAATAATATAAAGTGGCAGAAGAATGCACTACCTTCGTCTGTGGAGCCAGGCATTCAATTTCCAGGAGTGAACATTCATGTTATGATGGAGTGCATTTTGCTGCTCACTATTTAAAGGTCTGGGGGAAAGTAtgccagagagagaaaacagtgcAAATCCCCATCATGGGAAAAAATTGCCCATATTCAGAGATTATCATATTCTTGGTGAAATTGGGATGCACCCTCTTGGATGGCATCTGAGAGTATTGTACCCACACTTAAGGTAAGAGTGAGTAGCTTAGTTTGGCAAGATAGTACAGTTTGTTTAAGGTAGAGCTGGTATTCACACACAGGTGATGTGCTTCTGGACCAAGAAGATCGATCCCCTTGTCAATATAAATACTATAGAGTGACTTTCAAGTTCTACAGATCCCCATAATCGTCTCATAACAACCTTCCTTCTATGGAAAAACATGCTGATGTCCACCAACTCTGTCGTGCTTTGTCTCTACTCTTCAGTACATTGCTGCTTTGCCTTGCAGCACAATTGCCTCTACTCATTCATCTCTGGATCTTAAACCATAGCTTTTGCTTCCAATCCAATTCAAATAGTGTCTATTTAAGAAGCCTGTTAACCATTGTGATTgagttaatgattttttttctgtattggcATCTGTTTTTATTATGCAAGCATTATACATTATACAAGAGTCAGGTCAGAGGAAGATCTTATAATTTTGTATCTCCTCCCTGAGGTCAACAGGTCTGACAAGCTGAAAACCACTAAAATGACCGGAAGAAGGAGAGATGAAGAAAAAGTCAAACCTTCTAAGTTAGGCATGGGTGTCAGAGAAACAGCAGGAGAGTGAGCTGCAGATATGGGTTCAGATAACACACTACTTCAGTTTCTTGTGTCCAGGGGCATAaggagaaccagaaagacatggcCAGGATAGAAAAGAGATAATCTGTCTAAGAATAGAAACCTCATAGTCATTCAACTCTGAGACTTggagtttaatttttttcctaaacCTGAAcatgcaaaattttaaaaatgtgtctaaagaaatatttttctctcaCACCAGTCATCCCCTTTTCAGTCACCTTAGTGTAAGTAGTTTAATAAATactagaaaggaaaaagaaaatacaaacaggacTCAAAGAGGGAGTGAGGTAGTGAACTGAGTTGAAATCACTCAAAAGCTGAGTGGATtaaggctggagaggtgactccaGGGTAAAAGCACTTACTACTTTTGTAAAAAACTggagtttagttcccagtacccatgccAAATGGCTCAGGAAGACTTGgaatccagctccagggaatcggCTCAGGAAGACTTGgaatccagctccagggaatcctaTTCCTTCTCCTGCACTCCACCTGCTCATTCATTCAAGCACCCAtgcacgcgtgcgcacacacacacacacacacacacacaggcagacacaatCCTTTTTAAATctagaaagtgtttattttagaCACAGTTTGTGCCATACCAACTTTGTAATTGGAAACAATTTTCATTTCCCAAGACCTCAGTTTTTCCAGACCCC is a genomic window containing:
- the LOC110544674 gene encoding olfactory receptor 10T2-like, yielding MGNHTTVTMFILWGFSSFPELQNLLFAVILLSHLTILLANASIMVAIKLNHSLHTPMYFFLFALSFSETCTTMVILPRMLVDLLSESKTISLPECATQMLFFFGLAANNCFILSAMSYDRYTAIHNPLHYPIFMTRKFCFQLIMASSVLGFSASLCTVIIIFNLSFCNSNIIQHFFCDIEPVVTLACNCTFLQQTILLTLIISVLIGSFILIMVSYIFIVSIVVKMPSAKGRSKTFSTCSSHFTVVFIHYGFASFVYLRPKNSDSFKDDTLMAVTYTVLTPLLNPIIYSLRNKDMQTALRKMLGHVIKSFP